In Halobaculum rubrum, the following are encoded in one genomic region:
- a CDS encoding PQQ-binding-like beta-propeller repeat protein, translating to MPSRRRLLSGLAAVGAAGLAGCAGGGSRGTNFSPGRESNTEWPLPGHGPRARSYVPDAVAPRTPPTERWRAETGPAVGRVVVADGTVFVPAEDGLHALRLRDGDERWHVPIRPYGVAVADGVAYASSRSEPLVYAFEADTGEMRWRVETSGDFAAAPLPAPAADAVIVGDTDGRVASLAPRTGEPRWTFEAFTGVYSLAARDDRIYVGTTGGEAYELHVVETEAGDHRGVPLWRRKLPGTVRALTAAPGSVYAATFGGGIARLATGAAAGRTEWHAPDAPTVTDALVHAGGLVAGAGSEGVSAFGAADGTRRWRVAVDRVAPVSPAVAAGDTLYAGVGGALRAYALGGGVGVGPYRADVERWRRELPVRTLAIGDGALVVASDDLDGSSGVVVLE from the coding sequence ATGCCCTCTCGCCGCCGGCTCCTCTCCGGGCTCGCAGCCGTCGGAGCCGCGGGGTTGGCGGGCTGCGCCGGGGGCGGCTCCCGCGGCACGAACTTCTCACCCGGGCGCGAGTCGAACACGGAGTGGCCGCTCCCGGGGCACGGCCCGCGCGCGCGGAGTTACGTTCCCGACGCCGTCGCGCCGCGCACGCCGCCCACCGAGCGCTGGCGCGCGGAGACGGGACCGGCGGTCGGACGGGTCGTCGTCGCCGACGGGACGGTGTTCGTCCCCGCCGAGGACGGCCTGCACGCGCTGCGCCTGCGCGACGGCGACGAGCGCTGGCACGTTCCGATCCGGCCGTACGGCGTCGCGGTCGCCGACGGCGTCGCGTACGCGTCGAGTCGTTCGGAGCCGCTCGTGTACGCCTTCGAGGCCGACACCGGCGAGATGCGCTGGCGCGTCGAGACGAGCGGCGACTTCGCGGCCGCGCCGCTGCCCGCGCCCGCCGCCGACGCGGTGATCGTCGGCGACACGGACGGGCGAGTCGCGTCGCTGGCGCCCCGAACCGGGGAGCCCCGCTGGACGTTCGAGGCGTTCACCGGCGTCTACTCGCTCGCGGCGCGCGACGACCGGATCTACGTCGGGACCACCGGCGGCGAGGCGTACGAGCTACACGTCGTCGAGACCGAGGCGGGCGACCACCGGGGCGTCCCGCTGTGGCGCCGCAAGCTCCCCGGAACCGTCCGCGCGCTGACGGCGGCGCCCGGGTCGGTGTACGCGGCCACCTTCGGGGGCGGGATCGCCCGACTCGCGACTGGCGCCGCGGCCGGACGCACGGAGTGGCACGCGCCGGACGCGCCGACGGTGACCGACGCGCTCGTGCACGCCGGCGGGCTCGTCGCCGGCGCGGGCTCGGAGGGCGTCTCGGCGTTCGGCGCCGCCGACGGCACGCGGCGGTGGCGCGTCGCCGTCGACCGCGTCGCTCCGGTGTCCCCGGCGGTCGCCGCGGGCGACACGCTGTACGCCGGCGTCGGCGGGGCGCTCCGGGCGTACGCGCTCGGCGGCGGCGTCGGCGTCGGCCCCTACCGGGCGGACGTGGAGCGGTGGCGCCGCGAGCTTCCCGTCAGAACCCTCGCGATCGGGGACGGGGCGCTCGTCGTCGCGTCCGACGACCTCGACGGCTCCTCCGGTGTCGTCGTGTTGGAGTGA
- a CDS encoding DUF7314 family protein, whose protein sequence is MADEFIKGLGLFCGAGLAWMVLAGWYRTPSFESPRQLIAAPPEPNTVFDAVSIFLNDVFFWTAILGALTFWVLVPALNQIRESSSSA, encoded by the coding sequence ATGGCAGACGAGTTTATCAAGGGCCTCGGGCTGTTCTGCGGCGCGGGCCTCGCGTGGATGGTGCTCGCGGGCTGGTACCGGACGCCCTCGTTCGAGAGCCCCCGACAGCTGATCGCGGCGCCCCCCGAGCCGAACACCGTCTTCGACGCCGTCAGTATCTTTCTCAACGACGTGTTCTTCTGGACGGCGATCCTCGGGGCGTTGACGTTCTGGGTGTTGGTCCCGGCGCTCAACCAGATCCGCGAGTCGTCCTCGTCCGCGTAG
- a CDS encoding tRNA (N(6)-L-threonylcarbamoyladenosine(37)-C(2))-methylthiotransferase translates to MATYHIETYGCTSNRGESREIERRLRDGGHRPVDGPAEADVAILNTCTVVEKTERNMLRRAEELSEETADLIVTGCMALAQGEQFAEADVDARVLHWEDVPTAVMNGECPTATEGTAPVLDGEVGILPIARGCMSNCSYCITKFATGRIDSPPVAENVEKARALVHAGATEIRVTGQDTGVYGWDEDERKLPELLDRVCDIDGEFRVRVGMANPGGIHGIREELADVFARNEKLYDFIHLPVQSGSDEVLEEMRRQHRVEEFLEIVETFDERLDEWTLSTDFIVGFPTETDHDHEQSMALLREIRPEKVNVTRFSKRPGTEAADLKGLGGQTKKDRSKEMSATKREIVGEAYESMVGSRRRVLVVEEGTGDSVKCRDGAYRQVIVQHADDYGVEPGEFLDVEVTGQNTMYAFGEPV, encoded by the coding sequence ATGGCGACGTACCACATCGAGACCTACGGCTGCACGTCCAACCGGGGTGAGAGCCGCGAGATCGAGCGCCGGCTCCGCGACGGCGGCCACCGCCCCGTGGACGGGCCGGCCGAGGCGGACGTGGCCATCCTCAACACCTGTACGGTCGTCGAGAAGACCGAGCGCAACATGCTGCGTCGGGCCGAGGAGCTGTCCGAGGAGACGGCCGACCTCATCGTCACCGGCTGCATGGCGCTCGCGCAGGGCGAACAGTTCGCCGAGGCGGACGTGGACGCGCGGGTGCTCCACTGGGAGGACGTCCCCACGGCCGTCATGAACGGGGAATGCCCGACTGCGACGGAGGGGACCGCCCCCGTCCTCGACGGGGAGGTCGGCATTCTCCCCATCGCCCGCGGCTGCATGAGCAACTGCTCGTACTGTATCACGAAGTTCGCGACCGGCCGGATCGACTCCCCGCCGGTCGCGGAGAACGTCGAGAAGGCACGGGCGCTCGTCCACGCCGGCGCCACCGAGATCCGCGTCACCGGGCAGGACACCGGCGTGTACGGCTGGGACGAGGACGAGCGGAAGCTCCCCGAGCTGCTCGACCGCGTCTGCGACATCGACGGCGAGTTCCGCGTGCGCGTCGGGATGGCGAATCCCGGCGGGATCCACGGCATCCGCGAGGAACTGGCGGACGTGTTCGCCCGCAACGAGAAGCTGTACGACTTCATCCACCTCCCGGTGCAGTCCGGCAGCGACGAGGTGCTGGAGGAGATGCGCCGACAACACCGCGTCGAAGAGTTCCTCGAGATCGTCGAGACGTTCGACGAGCGCCTCGACGAGTGGACCCTCTCGACGGACTTCATCGTCGGCTTCCCCACCGAGACCGACCACGACCACGAGCAGTCGATGGCGCTGCTGCGGGAGATCCGCCCCGAGAAGGTGAACGTCACCCGGTTCTCCAAGCGCCCGGGCACCGAGGCGGCCGACCTGAAGGGGCTTGGCGGCCAGACGAAGAAGGACCGCTCGAAGGAGATGAGCGCGACCAAACGCGAGATCGTCGGCGAGGCGTACGAGTCGATGGTCGGCTCCCGACGCCGCGTGCTCGTCGTCGAGGAGGGCACCGGCGACTCCGTGAAGTGTCGCGACGGCGCCTATCGCCAGGTGATCGTCCAGCACGCCGACGACTACGGCGTCGAACCCGGCGAGTTCCTCGACGTGGAGGTCACCGGACAGAACACGATGTACGCCTTCGGCGAGCCGGTCTGA
- a CDS encoding DUF7318 family protein yields MSSTGSTYGDIHRYEPARESTAAAIAIVLLTVVEVVFVFMFTYGLVNGWGLSDTGNMFLGGILAVIFIDLAFILALYRKEFLPDVVIVKKRRRKWEDLYIRGDDVDGETLGGDAWEQVKRAVYPYYKR; encoded by the coding sequence ATGTCAAGTACCGGATCAACCTACGGCGATATCCACCGCTACGAACCGGCGCGCGAGAGCACCGCCGCGGCCATCGCGATCGTCCTCCTGACGGTCGTGGAGGTCGTGTTCGTGTTCATGTTCACCTACGGCCTCGTCAACGGCTGGGGCCTCTCGGACACGGGGAACATGTTCCTCGGCGGCATCCTCGCGGTGATATTCATCGACCTGGCGTTCATCCTGGCGCTGTACCGCAAGGAGTTCCTCCCGGACGTCGTGATCGTGAAGAAACGGCGTCGCAAGTGGGAGGACCTGTACATCCGCGGGGACGACGTGGACGGTGAGACGCTCGGCGGCGACGCGTGGGAGCAGGTGAAACGCGCCGTCTATCCCTACTACAAACGGTGA
- a CDS encoding cation diffusion facilitator family transporter: MDRRATVRRVGVVILIANLLLAVAKAVVWYVTGSLAVGSEAVNSIADVAYSAVVVAGLFLTTQPPDFEHPHGHERIEPFVSLFVAAGVFVAGIAVAYSGITALLSTGPPRTVTGGPLAVGVLVATGAVKLLLYRYCVRVGRRRESPALVATALDNRNDTLTAFAALIGVLGAAAGYPMLDPLAAVAVSVGILYTGYEIVRDNVGYLVGAAPPEDLRVEILDRALSHPEVRGAHDVVAHYVGPEVDVSLHIEVEGERSLFDAHDIETEVVESIRAIAAVDDVFVHVDPKELGEWKEADDARIAAEEAGGTDPDVRPPDAADR, translated from the coding sequence ATGGACCGCCGCGCGACCGTCCGTCGGGTCGGCGTCGTCATTCTCATCGCCAACCTGCTGTTGGCGGTCGCGAAGGCGGTCGTCTGGTACGTGACCGGGAGCCTCGCCGTGGGGTCGGAGGCGGTGAACTCGATCGCGGACGTGGCCTACTCCGCGGTCGTGGTCGCCGGACTGTTTCTCACGACCCAACCCCCGGACTTCGAGCACCCCCACGGCCACGAACGTATCGAGCCGTTCGTCTCGCTGTTCGTCGCCGCCGGGGTGTTCGTCGCGGGGATCGCCGTCGCCTACTCCGGTATCACGGCGCTGCTTTCGACCGGCCCGCCGCGAACCGTCACCGGCGGTCCCCTCGCGGTCGGGGTGCTCGTCGCCACGGGGGCGGTGAAACTCCTCCTGTACCGCTACTGCGTGCGCGTCGGTCGACGCCGAGAGTCACCGGCGCTGGTCGCGACCGCCCTCGACAACCGCAACGACACGCTCACCGCGTTCGCGGCGCTGATCGGTGTCCTCGGGGCGGCAGCGGGATATCCGATGCTCGACCCGCTCGCGGCGGTGGCCGTCTCCGTCGGCATCCTCTACACGGGGTATGAGATCGTCCGCGACAACGTCGGCTATCTGGTCGGCGCGGCGCCGCCGGAGGATCTGCGCGTGGAGATCCTCGACCGGGCGCTTTCACATCCGGAGGTCCGGGGCGCTCACGACGTGGTCGCCCACTACGTCGGCCCCGAGGTCGACGTGAGCCTCCACATCGAGGTCGAGGGCGAGCGCTCGCTGTTCGACGCCCACGACATCGAGACCGAGGTGGTCGAGTCGATCCGGGCGATCGCCGCCGTCGACGACGTGTTCGTGCACGTGGACCCGAAAGAGCTCGGCGAGTGGAAGGAGGCCGACGACGCGCGGATCGCCGCCGAGGAAGCCGGCGGCACCGACCCGGACGTCCGTCCGCCCGACGCCGCCGATCGGTAG
- a CDS encoding DUF7315 family membrane protein, with the protein MSDTSPGRETAAASDDGPPGTTASADAATTRDDTSEPDAPVASGEGRARDVVVPIALYKRVTAYSTLAAVVAVVLGFVMLDAATLQVSLTRRFVVAAAGVVGIVPPETVLTALFSLVGLGSIAFGAGVYVLGSRFRAAGMGVENGNAQDDDDEV; encoded by the coding sequence ATGAGCGACACGTCCCCCGGAAGAGAGACCGCGGCCGCGTCCGACGACGGTCCGCCGGGGACGACGGCGAGTGCCGACGCCGCGACCACACGAGACGACACGTCCGAGCCCGACGCGCCGGTCGCGAGCGGCGAGGGTCGCGCCCGCGACGTGGTCGTCCCGATCGCGTTGTACAAGCGAGTCACCGCGTACTCGACGCTGGCGGCGGTCGTCGCGGTCGTTCTCGGGTTCGTCATGCTCGACGCGGCGACCCTGCAGGTGTCGCTGACGCGGCGGTTCGTGGTGGCCGCCGCGGGCGTCGTCGGGATCGTCCCCCCGGAGACCGTCCTGACGGCGCTGTTCTCGCTCGTCGGCCTGGGGTCGATCGCGTTCGGCGCCGGCGTGTACGTGCTCGGGTCGCGGTTTCGAGCGGCCGGGATGGGCGTGGAGAACGGAAACGCTCAAGACGACGACGACGAAGTGTAG
- a CDS encoding cytochrome b, with amino-acid sequence MSLEKKDEYDHKNWLESKDLTPVEATFLTALIWVDKRLRIVDYLELLESLYYRSNLQMPKSHTEQYDLDNKFWYWYALYTLGFFSTLAYVVAAISGALLGFYYVPAVGSAGPGEASIAYSQIAFIMRDLQFGFMLRSIHRWSAQVMTAAVFLHMLRVYFTGAYKEPRELNWLLGIVLISLTMVFGYSGYLLPWDQLAFWAGQIGVEMSLSIPLIGEWVAQLLFGGFSLSQATLQRMYILHVFLLPFVVTTLIAIHIGIVWVQGIAEPH; translated from the coding sequence ATGAGTCTGGAAAAGAAAGACGAGTACGACCACAAGAACTGGCTCGAGAGCAAGGACCTCACGCCGGTGGAGGCGACGTTCCTCACCGCGCTCATCTGGGTCGACAAGCGTCTCCGCATCGTCGATTACCTCGAACTGCTGGAGTCGCTGTACTACCGGTCGAACCTCCAGATGCCGAAGTCGCACACGGAGCAGTACGACCTGGACAACAAGTTCTGGTACTGGTACGCGCTGTACACGCTGGGCTTCTTCAGTACGCTCGCGTACGTCGTCGCGGCGATATCGGGCGCGCTACTGGGATTCTACTACGTCCCGGCGGTCGGCTCGGCGGGCCCGGGCGAGGCGTCGATCGCGTACAGCCAGATCGCGTTCATCATGCGCGACCTCCAGTTCGGCTTCATGCTGCGGTCCATCCACCGATGGTCCGCGCAGGTGATGACCGCCGCGGTCTTCCTACACATGCTGCGCGTCTACTTCACGGGCGCGTACAAGGAGCCGCGCGAGCTGAACTGGCTGCTCGGCATCGTGCTCATCTCGCTGACGATGGTGTTCGGCTACTCCGGATACCTCCTGCCGTGGGACCAGCTGGCGTTCTGGGCCGGCCAGATCGGCGTCGAGATGAGCCTCTCGATCCCGCTCATCGGCGAATGGGTCGCGCAGCTCCTGTTCGGCGGGTTCTCGCTGAGCCAGGCGACGCTGCAGCGCATGTACATCCTGCACGTGTTCCTGCTCCCGTTCGTGGTGACGACGCTCATCGCGATCCACATCGGCATCGTGTGGGTGCAGGGCATCGCGGAGCCGCACTAA
- the deoC gene encoding deoxyribose-phosphate aldolase codes for MTDDADAADGFDAHAIDDPASLPFAAFAATIDHTVLGPETTLADVERVLDEAEEDGMNACIPPCYVAEAVEYAPDVTIATVVGFPHGHHTPAAKRAEAEDAWRAGADELDLVINVGRLKAGDDDAVRGEIAEVVAAVPLPVKVIVETALLTDEEKRRACAAARDADAAIVKTSTGFADGGATVADVELMSEYLPVKASGGVGSYEEAIAMLEAGAVRIGASSGVAIVDGHPDA; via the coding sequence ATGACCGACGACGCCGACGCTGCCGACGGGTTCGACGCACACGCCATCGACGACCCCGCGTCGCTCCCGTTCGCGGCGTTCGCCGCGACGATCGACCACACCGTGCTCGGCCCGGAGACGACGCTCGCGGACGTGGAGCGCGTCCTCGACGAGGCGGAGGAGGACGGCATGAACGCCTGCATTCCCCCGTGTTACGTCGCCGAAGCCGTCGAGTACGCCCCCGACGTGACGATCGCGACGGTGGTCGGCTTCCCGCACGGACACCACACCCCGGCGGCCAAGCGCGCCGAGGCGGAGGACGCCTGGCGCGCGGGCGCCGACGAACTCGATCTGGTGATCAACGTCGGCCGCCTGAAGGCGGGCGACGACGACGCCGTCCGCGGGGAGATCGCCGAGGTCGTCGCGGCGGTCCCCCTTCCGGTGAAGGTGATCGTCGAGACCGCGCTGCTCACCGACGAGGAGAAGCGGCGTGCGTGTGCTGCCGCCCGCGACGCCGACGCCGCGATAGTGAAGACCTCAACCGGGTTCGCAGATGGGGGCGCCACCGTCGCCGACGTGGAGCTGATGAGCGAGTACCTCCCCGTGAAAGCCAGCGGCGGCGTCGGCAGCTACGAGGAGGCGATCGCGATGCTGGAGGCGGGCGCCGTCCGCATCGGCGCCTCGTCGGGCGTCGCCATCGTCGACGGCCACCCGGACGCCTGA
- a CDS encoding cytochrome bc complex cytochrome b subunit, giving the protein MTDDNTNTDDEPRTDGGGTGIVAPDDETPTWRERKERTEGLSRLTYEYFERARSEDESLRRESDYVERDVLAFPTWPHETVRNLALTSFFVGMIMFLSATLPPHIGAPANPNSTPAIILPDWYLYWSFGLLKLGPLNPELAILGGQKLMADRTYGVLANGVIVGAITVVPFINKGSARRPVEQPFWAAVGMFGVTLAFTLSMLSVKNLMPMDIHLLFDLTFLVPPVVAAITYAVLKTMREGYMYDLNRRYYRLRPPK; this is encoded by the coding sequence ATGACTGACGACAACACCAACACGGACGACGAACCACGGACGGACGGCGGCGGTACCGGTATCGTCGCGCCGGACGACGAGACCCCGACGTGGCGCGAGCGGAAGGAGCGCACCGAGGGGCTCTCCCGGCTGACCTACGAGTACTTCGAGCGAGCGCGCAGCGAGGACGAGTCGCTGCGCCGCGAGTCCGACTACGTCGAGCGCGACGTGCTCGCGTTCCCGACGTGGCCCCACGAGACGGTTCGCAACCTCGCGCTCACCAGCTTCTTCGTCGGGATGATCATGTTCCTGTCGGCGACGCTGCCGCCGCACATCGGCGCGCCGGCGAACCCCAACTCCACGCCGGCGATCATCCTGCCCGACTGGTACCTCTACTGGTCGTTCGGCCTGCTCAAGCTCGGCCCGCTCAACCCCGAGTTGGCCATCCTCGGCGGCCAGAAGCTGATGGCCGACCGGACGTACGGCGTGCTCGCCAACGGTGTCATCGTCGGCGCGATCACCGTCGTTCCCTTCATCAACAAGGGGAGCGCGCGCCGGCCCGTCGAGCAGCCGTTCTGGGCGGCCGTCGGCATGTTCGGCGTGACCCTCGCGTTCACGCTGTCGATGCTGTCGGTGAAGAACCTCATGCCGATGGACATCCACCTGCTGTTCGACCTGACGTTCCTCGTCCCGCCGGTCGTCGCCGCGATCACCTACGCGGTGCTGAAGACGATGCGGGAGGGGTACATGTACGACCTCAACCGTCGGTACTACCGCCTGCGTCCCCCGAAGTAG
- a CDS encoding DUF63 family protein — protein sequence MDALALIRRPALPGQLLPAGFGLPPLPYLLALAAALAAVGLGLRRRDPDFGGRHVLALVPWMCVGAAGHVLYALGALPAAVMPLFGTPSAYLTTAAVAGTVWLAALSVDRAGDDALALGLAGTLALVPTVAGVVDHGLSNGTLSPLLPAAGLVGGAALGVGVGVLLYHVRESVRIAGRAGLLAVAAHGIDGVTTAVGIDLLGFGERTPASRLIIEFAAGLPTADALGAGWLFVLVKLAVACLVVVAVAPTVREEPRYGHALLALVTAVGLGPGVHNALLFAVEVA from the coding sequence ATGGACGCTCTCGCCCTCATCCGCCGGCCCGCGCTCCCGGGGCAGTTGCTCCCGGCCGGCTTCGGGCTGCCGCCGCTGCCGTACCTTCTCGCGCTCGCGGCCGCGCTCGCGGCCGTCGGTCTCGGCCTCCGGCGGCGCGACCCCGACTTCGGCGGCCGCCACGTGCTCGCGCTGGTGCCGTGGATGTGCGTCGGCGCCGCCGGCCACGTCCTGTACGCCCTCGGCGCGCTTCCGGCTGCCGTCATGCCACTGTTCGGCACGCCGAGCGCGTACCTCACGACCGCGGCGGTCGCGGGGACCGTGTGGCTCGCGGCGCTCTCCGTCGACCGCGCCGGCGACGACGCCCTCGCGCTCGGCCTCGCCGGCACGCTCGCGCTCGTCCCGACGGTCGCCGGCGTCGTCGACCACGGGCTCTCGAACGGAACCCTCTCTCCCCTGCTCCCCGCCGCCGGACTCGTCGGCGGCGCCGCCCTCGGCGTCGGCGTCGGAGTGCTCCTGTACCACGTCCGCGAGTCGGTCCGGATCGCCGGCCGTGCTGGACTGCTCGCGGTCGCCGCCCACGGCATCGACGGCGTCACGACCGCCGTCGGGATCGACCTGCTCGGGTTCGGGGAACGAACGCCCGCCTCCCGGCTGATCATCGAGTTCGCTGCCGGCCTGCCCACGGCGGACGCGCTGGGTGCCGGCTGGCTGTTCGTGCTGGTGAAGCTCGCGGTCGCGTGTCTGGTCGTCGTCGCCGTCGCGCCGACGGTGCGCGAGGAGCCACGCTACGGCCACGCGCTGCTCGCGCTCGTGACGGCCGTCGGGCTGGGCCCGGGCGTCCACAACGCGCTGCTGTTCGCGGTCGAAGTCGCGTAG
- a CDS encoding S26 family signal peptidase: MIRALRQALRDAASTALAVALVAALLFAVGGVWPPMVAVQSGSMEPHMERGDLVVVSEPARFGADGTAAGVRTAREAPPESRTFGARGDVIVFSSPALPGTPIIHRAHVHVERGENWYDEANPEYLPAGVDSCAELTRCPAPRTGFITKGDANGRYDQVNGNSPIVTADRIRAEARVKIPLLGHVRLALTGA, translated from the coding sequence GTGATCCGCGCCCTTCGACAGGCTCTCCGCGACGCCGCGAGCACGGCGCTGGCGGTGGCTCTCGTCGCGGCGCTGCTGTTCGCCGTCGGCGGCGTGTGGCCGCCGATGGTGGCCGTCCAGTCGGGCAGCATGGAGCCGCACATGGAGCGGGGCGACCTGGTCGTCGTCTCCGAGCCGGCCCGCTTCGGCGCCGACGGCACGGCGGCCGGCGTTCGAACCGCCCGCGAGGCGCCGCCCGAAAGCCGGACGTTCGGCGCGCGCGGCGACGTGATCGTGTTCTCATCGCCCGCGCTGCCCGGGACGCCGATCATCCACCGAGCGCACGTCCACGTCGAGCGCGGGGAGAACTGGTACGACGAGGCGAACCCCGAGTATCTTCCGGCCGGCGTCGACTCCTGTGCGGAGTTGACTCGCTGTCCGGCGCCACGGACTGGGTTCATCACCAAGGGCGACGCAAACGGACGCTACGACCAGGTGAACGGCAACTCCCCGATCGTCACCGCAGACCGGATCCGAGCGGAGGCACGCGTCAAGATCCCGCTGCTCGGCCACGTCCGGCTCGCGCTCACCGGCGCCTGA